The Mytilus edulis chromosome 12, xbMytEdul2.2, whole genome shotgun sequence genome contains a region encoding:
- the LOC139497722 gene encoding location of vulva defective 1-like gives MAAAPSLRNVNFGFDAVNITTENRESPRIFLHNKGIDIRDSDSIYFKVKSCEETFMDLVDGSFSFGTVKGYPLYQVHFGRRYIYLIDNPLESVPDIDNSLSPTYYCDHYIPFWVSWIDGTIEAGEGTCIGHDKFDSMPRILNTFTDVTEISIMSNTTADWLFDIPKNTTSDCTPDESTVGSGSGPTKIRTTETTTPEFGSTTISSTIRTTPELASTISSTNTTTVEFASTTISSTDTTTPEFATTTKSSTNTTTPEFASTTISSTDTTPEFGSTTINSTYTTTPEFESTTKSSTDTRTPEFATTTKSSTGTSPEFASTTISSTDTTPEFDPTTISTISSTATKASSRTTYRSSTKSPCTCSCNNFILTEDELIRKIALLKSELSVDRKQTNKYKRSLISASDDRPSSKCIGTFGIVVLVVICTLIVLMDLQHCSCFMFQKKK, from the exons cTGTCAATATTACTACGGAAAATAGAGAGAGCCCTAGGATATTCCTACATAATAAAGGAATTGATATTCGAGATTCAGACTCTATATATTTCAAGGTCAAATCATGTGAAGAGACGTTTATGGACTTAGTGGACGGTAGCTTTAGTTTTGGTACAGTAAAGGGTTATCCGTTATATCAAGTGCATTTTGGAAGAAGGTATATATATCTCATAGACAATCCATTGGAATCTGTTCCTGATATAGACAATTCATTATCGCCAACATATTATTGCGACCATTACATTCCCTTTTGGGTTTCTTGGATTGATGGAACCATCGAAGCGGGAGAAGGTACCTGCATTGGACATGACAAGTTCGACAGCATGCCACGGATCCTTAATACTTTTACTGATGTAACTGAAATTTCAATAATGTCCAATACAACTGCGGACTGGTTATTTGATATTCCGAAAAATACAACATCAG ATTGTACACCTGATGAATCAACTGTTGGTTCCGGATCCGGTCCGACAAAAATAAGAACAACTGAAACAACAACACCAGAATTTGGTTCAACAACAATAAGCTCAACCATTAGAACAACACCAGAATTAGCTTCAACAATAAGCTCAACCAATACAACTACTGTAGAATTTGCTTCAACAACAATAAGCTCAACCGATACAACAACACCAGAATTTGCTACAACAACAAAAAGTTCAACCAATACAACAACACCAGAATTTGCTTCAACAACAATAAGCTCAACCGATACAACACCAGAATTTGGTTCAACAACAATAAATTCAACCTATACAACAACACCAGAATTTGAATCAACAACAAAAAGCTCAACTGATACAAGAACACCAGAATTTGCTACAACAACAAAAAGCTCAACAGGTACATCACCAGAATTTGCTTCAACAACAATAAGCTCAACCGATACAACACCAGAATTTGATCCGACAACAATAAGCACCATCAGCAGCACTGCAACAAAAGCATCCAGCAGAACAACATATCGCTCATCAACTAAATCTCCGTGTACATGTTCATGTAACAACTTCATCTTGACCGAGGATGAACTCATCAGAAAGATTGCACTGTTAAAATCAGAATTGTCTGTAGATAGGAAACAAACTAACAAGTACAAGAGATCACTTATATCAGCATCAGACGACAGGCCATCCTCCAAGTGCATTGGCACATTTGGTATCGTTGTTTTAGTGGTTATTTGCACCTTGATAGTTTTGATGGACCTTCAACACTGTTCTTgctttatgtttcagaaaaagaaataa